From Streptomyces durmitorensis, a single genomic window includes:
- a CDS encoding MTH1187 family thiamine-binding protein, translating to MIVAFSVTPLGVGEDVGEYVADAVRVVRESGLPNRTDAMFTSVEGEWDEVMDVVKRAVAAVEARAPRVSVVMKADIRPGVTDGMTSKVETVERHLSE from the coding sequence ATGATCGTCGCCTTCTCCGTGACGCCGCTGGGCGTCGGCGAGGACGTGGGCGAGTACGTCGCCGACGCGGTCCGCGTCGTCCGCGAATCCGGCCTGCCCAACCGGACCGACGCGATGTTCACCTCCGTCGAGGGCGAGTGGGACGAGGTGATGGACGTCGTCAAGCGCGCCGTCGCCGCGGTCGAGGCGCGGGCGCCGCGCGTCTCCGTCGTCATGAAGGCGGACATCCGCCCCGGGGTGACGGACGGGATGACATCGAAGGTCGAGACGGTGGAGCGGCACCTTTCCGAGTAG
- a CDS encoding DUF3817 domain-containing protein — MDIKTASALRRLRLVSAPEAVSFLLLIICSVLKRTTDFNAVPVMGMVHGVLFILYVLFWLDAWNRTKWNVKTAALYFILSVLPAGGFFAERKLKREAEAAVIASRARREGVVSA, encoded by the coding sequence GTGGACATCAAGACCGCTTCCGCACTCCGCCGCCTCCGCCTGGTCTCGGCCCCCGAGGCCGTCTCCTTCCTGCTCCTGATCATCTGCTCGGTGCTCAAGCGGACCACGGACTTCAACGCCGTGCCGGTGATGGGCATGGTCCACGGCGTGCTCTTCATCCTGTACGTGCTGTTCTGGCTCGACGCCTGGAACCGCACGAAGTGGAACGTGAAGACGGCCGCTCTCTACTTCATCCTCTCCGTCCTGCCGGCCGGCGGTTTCTTCGCCGAGCGGAAGCTGAAGCGTGAGGCCGAGGCCGCCGTGATCGCGTCGCGCGCCCGCCGCGAAGGTGTCGTGAGCGCATGA
- a CDS encoding AIM24 family protein has product MPFREINSKMVEATVLPGQRLFSQRGAMLAYKGDVAFTPNIQGGQGGLASMLGRRIANEATPLITVEGSGTVLFGHCGHHIQVITLAGDTLYVEADRLLAFDGTLQQGTMFMGSQGGVMGMVRGQVTGQGLFTTTLKGQGAVAVMAHGGVIEVPITPQRPVHVDPQAYVAHHGDVRNKLSTALGWRDMVGRGSGEAFQLELSGSGAVYVQASEEKL; this is encoded by the coding sequence ATGCCCTTCCGAGAGATCAACTCGAAGATGGTCGAGGCGACCGTCCTTCCGGGCCAGCGCCTGTTCAGCCAGCGCGGCGCCATGCTCGCCTACAAGGGAGACGTCGCGTTCACCCCCAACATCCAGGGCGGGCAGGGCGGCCTGGCCTCCATGCTCGGGCGCCGGATCGCCAATGAGGCGACCCCCCTGATAACCGTCGAGGGCAGCGGCACCGTCCTGTTCGGACACTGCGGCCACCACATCCAGGTGATCACCCTCGCCGGGGACACCCTCTATGTGGAGGCGGACCGACTGCTCGCCTTCGACGGCACACTCCAGCAGGGCACGATGTTCATGGGCTCGCAGGGCGGCGTCATGGGCATGGTGCGCGGCCAGGTCACAGGGCAGGGCCTCTTCACGACCACCCTCAAGGGCCAGGGCGCGGTCGCCGTCATGGCGCACGGCGGGGTCATCGAGGTGCCGATCACCCCGCAGCGCCCGGTCCATGTGGACCCGCAGGCGTATGTGGCGCACCACGGCGACGTACGCAACAAGCTCTCCACCGCGCTCGGCTGGCGCGACATGGTGGGGCGGGGCTCGGGCGAGGCCTTCCAGCTGGAGCTGTCCGGAAGCGGTGCGGTGTA
- a CDS encoding AIM24 family protein: MATFRLQGSRVLAVDMSGDAVKAKNGSMVAYDGQMAFKKMTGGGEGVRGMVTRRLTGEQMTVMEVKGHGTCWFADRATEINLVELRGEKLFVEAGNLLCTDAGLHTGTHFTGVRGASQGNGLFTTTVEGSGQAAIMSDGPAVVLRVSRQYPLTVDPGAYVAHQGDLRQNLQSGVTFRTLLGEGGGEAFQIRFEGEGLVYVQPSERTTIAGDV, from the coding sequence GTGGCAACGTTCCGACTGCAAGGCAGCAGGGTGCTCGCCGTGGACATGTCCGGCGACGCCGTCAAGGCGAAGAACGGCTCGATGGTCGCGTACGACGGCCAGATGGCCTTCAAAAAGATGACCGGCGGCGGCGAGGGCGTGCGGGGCATGGTGACCCGCCGCCTCACCGGCGAGCAGATGACGGTGATGGAGGTGAAGGGGCACGGCACATGCTGGTTCGCCGACCGCGCCACGGAGATCAACCTCGTGGAGCTGCGCGGCGAGAAGCTCTTCGTCGAGGCAGGCAATCTCCTGTGCACGGACGCGGGCCTGCACACCGGCACCCACTTCACGGGCGTGCGCGGCGCCTCACAGGGCAACGGCCTGTTCACCACGACCGTCGAGGGCTCGGGCCAGGCGGCGATCATGTCCGACGGCCCCGCGGTGGTCCTGCGCGTGAGCCGGCAGTATCCCCTCACGGTGGACCCGGGGGCGTATGTCGCGCATCAAGGAGACCTCCGCCAGAACCTCCAGTCGGGCGTCACTTTCCGTACGTTGCTCGGCGAGGGCGGCGGCGAAGCCTTCCAGATCCGCTTCGAGGGCGAGGGACTCGTCTATGTCCAGCCCAGCGAGCGGACCACGATCGCGGGGGACGTCTGA